From Phycisphaerae bacterium:
GTTGCGTTTCCATTCCGCTACCGCCCGTTCGTAGCGAGCCAGTTCGACCGCGTATTCCTCCATTGCCGCGGCATTCCGTCTCATGGCTCTAGCTTGCCGCTTGCGGATCGGCCGCAATGCCCGCTCAATCGCCGGGCTTTTCAGCGCCCCGCTTTCGCCGACAATCACGGTCCACAGGATACAGGGCTCGGTCCAACCGCGTTTGAGTTGAATACGATGTGTGTTGCCGATGGCCGATGCCAGGGCGGACAGCAGGGGCAGGGCCACGAAGGACGGGTCGCAGCCGATGGTGTCTGCCGCCTTACGCACAAATGACCGCACCGGCTCCGGCAGCACGTCCACCGGAAACCGCCGGAAGGGCTCCGCCGGGGCCTTCGGTTTCGGCATATCGGGTCTGATGCCTTCCTGTTGTGGCGGGCGCATTGCCGTGGGTATGGGTATATGCACGACATGGGCCGCTCGGGGGGTACCGTTCGTCATGGCAGAGTGTACCGCCGCCCGTAGCTCCCGCTCAGCCAAGGGTGGGGCATTGCGATGATTCCAGGGCCGTAACAGATCAACGATTTGCTGTTCTGTCAGCCTCAGCCCGCCATCGGTCTCGAAGGCCGCCAGATGCCCGGCCAGGTTGAACGCTGCATCGTTACGCCTGCCCTCGGCAGCCCCTTCCGCTTGGGCCACATACCGCCCGGAGTCATCCATCAGCCGGGCCAGTTCATCGCCGTTGTGTGACACCGGCCGCTCGGTCGTGGGTTGTTGTTGACCGCCGTTGCGTCGTTTGGTCGCCAGCTCCAGCAGCCAGTTCGGCATAGGCGCGAATTGCAGTTCATCGGGGGCATGCCCCGGCCGCCATGAATACGCCCCGCCGCTGACATGACCCGACGGGGCCGCCACGATGTAGCCGCCATCGCCGCGCACGTCGATACCCGGCCGGATGTTCGCCCGGTTCCCCAGCTTGTCGCCAGGGCGCGCAAAAATGAGATGCCGCCCACCGCCGCCCGTCAGCGCTTCCACCGTCTGGGGGAGCTTGCCATGCTGCCGGATCAGCTCGGCAAGCGATTTGTCGCCACCATGCCGCGGGTCAATGTCGATCGCGACGATACCGGCCGGGTTACCCGTCAAGACCGCGACATTGGCATCGGGCCAGCATTGCCACCAGCTCGCCAGGGTCTCGGGGTCCGTGCTTGCATCCTTCAATCCGTTGGGGGTTCGGGGATGCTTGCCAGGGCTTGAACAGTCGGGCTTCCCGCAGGAGCACTTCCCGGCATGGGCCGTATGCAGGGGGATTACCGGCCAGCCGTGGGCAGCGTATCCCATGGCCGCCGTCAGCGGTTCATTTGGGGGTGCGCTCATCGTGTTCATGACCGCCCCCATGATCCGGCCTTCGGCCGCCTGCGGACCTTGGGTGCGGGCTGATGCCGGATGTGCCATCGCCACAGCAGATCAAACGTTTGATATTCGGCGAACGATCTAGTCGGGCATGGCCAGATGTGAAGCCCGAATCTCAGCGACCACGCCGACAATGACGCCAGGATGGATCTCGGATTCGTCATCGTCGGATACTCCAGGTCCGGGGTCTGGATCGCCGCAAGGTCGGATTCGACGACAAGGCCAGCGTAGCCGTAGCCGCTTAGTCTGGCCGCTTCCATCTCAAAACGACCCCGTCCATGGGTCAGTGAACTGAACAGATCGCCGATACTTTTCCGCTCAATAACGATGCGCTGGTCAAACGGGGTGATATCAGGGACACAAAGGGCGTAATCGCCTTCGTTAAGCCTCGCCCTTATGACCGTAAGCTCGACATCGTTGGCCAGCCCTGCAAAGTCAAATCCCAACTGCTCGCGGGTGTCGACGATGATGGTCATGGGGGCAATGGGCGGTTTAGTGGTCATGGCGCCCCCCCTCCCTGGCAGCGATAGTCCGCCGGAATAGCTTGCCTGCAGCGTCCGCCAGGAACGCAGCAACACGCGGTTTATGCTGTAATACTGCTCGGCGGCACCCGCTCAGGCATGTGCAAGCGTCTCGCAGGTCGTCGGGCTCATGTCCGCACGCAGGCTTCGGGTGTGACTCATTTCTCATTGGCCACCTCCATCTTTGCCGGGGCGCGTGCTTTACGGGTGTCTGCCCACGTCAACAGGTCACGAGGATCAAACGCGACCCGAGCCCCGATCCTCACAGCGGGGATGTCGCCGCGTCGAACGAGCTGATCGAGCAGGGACACCGAGATTCCGCCAAGAAACATGGCGGCACCTCGTCGGTCGAGGAGGCCGTTAGACTGGGTCATTTGGCACCCCCATCGCATTCGGAGTGGGTACGAACAGCTTTGACAGCGGCATCTATTTCCGCAAGCTGGTTGGTACAGTAAAGCTGAACATGCGCAATAGTGGCGACGGGCCTAATGCCGGCCTTTAGCAGTGCGTAGTTGAGCTGGTTATAGGGGAGCCCGTAGCGATGGGCGAGGTCTTGGCGGGTGAGAAAATCCGAAAATTGGTTCCTGGTTTTTGACACAGGGAGTCTCCGTTGAAGGTGAAGCAAGAGTTACTTCAACCGTCAACGGACACATCCATGTCCGCGAGCCCCCGCAACCGCAGGAGCCACGTCCCCCAGCATGAACAAACCGGCCAAGTTGCTCGTCGGACTTAGCATCCGCATCGTCCGCCGGCGGGCCATGGCCGAGCCGTCCATACTGGGCGACCGATCAGGTTGCTTGAGATTCGCGCCATCCAATCCTGGTTGGTAGGGACGGCATCCGCGCGTCCCTGGTCCTCATTGTGTCGCGCCAGGGTTAGCATCCGCATTACCGGCGGGGCACGAGGCCGCGAATCGTCAGCCAAGTGTAGCTTATTAAGTGGATCCGGTCAAGAGAATTCAGGAAGATTTTTATTTTTTTTCCTAAGGGCGGATTCGTCCCGATTGCGCCCCCTGGCACGGAACATGCCAGGTGATTCACGTCGTTTTAACATCGAACAGGCTGGCCGGGGTCGCAGCCTTACCGGCGGTCGCGTTCTTGTTCAGGACCTTGAACCGTGGCGTCTCGGTCGGGTCGGAGTGCTGGGTGATGGCCCCAAAGACCTCGGCATGTACGGGTCGTCGTGCGCATCGGTCTTGTTCTCCAGCTTGGCACCTTCGCCCCTCACTCAGGCTTGGCCGCAAAACGCGTTCCCTTGCGTTCTGACGCGTTGCCCGTCTTCCGGGGCGCCCTCGGTGCCGATCTCGCGGCAGAGGGCATCTGGCTCGCAGGGCTGACCATCCTCGCGGACAAGGTTTCTGTCGGCATCTTCCTTCACGGCCACGAACTTGATTATGCTGGGGGTAGCTGCGGTCTCTGCCAGTTCCACGTTGCCGCACAAGGCCGCCGCCCCGGCGAGGGCTCGCACTTCCGCCTTGAGGTCGCCAGCCTCCCGGCACCGCGCAAGCAGATCAGCGTACCGGCCGGGCAGGGAGCTGGCAATATCGCGGATGGTGTCAACGTGTTCCTCGGACAGCAACGCCCTTGCGCGCACGAGCACGTTTTGCGCGCTCCGACGGCTGATGCCGAGCTGATCTTTCAGTAGCGACGCCAACTTGAACATGGACACGCCCGCATGTGCGCGCAGCAGCTCAAGCGCGACCATGACGCGGGCCTCTGTCTTTGCCTGCATTGCCTGCATCTTAGGCATCGGGTTGCGCCCTCTGTGTCGAGCGGTCTACGCGTCGCCGTCGGTCATCCGCGCCAGCCGCTCCTCGGTTTCCATGATCCCGGTTCGTGCACAGACCAACAGCTCATGCAGGTCGCCATTGTGAGGCCATTCACGGTGTTCGGCCAGGGCACCGAGCAACTCAGACTCGATAGCCCGCAGCCGGGCGAGCCGACGCCGCAGGACAATCGGGCTATCGTCCCGGTCTTCACCCCGGCCGGATGCCGCTACAGCCGCCATCGCCGCGAGCCGCCGGCGAAAGTGATTGAATGGTCGGGTCGCCCGAACGAAGGCTCGACCGCGCAGCCCGCGAGCTTCAAACAACTTGGCCGCGTCAACACACAAGCCACCGGCCAGCTCGACCAGCCGATTCATCGCAGCTTGATATGACATTGCTTCCTCCAGAACGAAGCCCGAAGCCAGCCCGAACCAGCGCTGGCTCCGGGGGCGGAGAGACTCAAGAACCCTTGGCCGTCCTAGCCGCCTTCCTCTGCTCCGCCTTCTTCGGCCACGCCTTTGGGTTCCATCCCGCAGCGGCGAGCCACGCGCCCAAGTCAACCATCGTCGTCTCGGGCAGGTTGGTCCAGTCCATGAAATCGTCCGCCAATTGCTCCAATTGCTCCAATTGCTTCTTCGACATTACTTTTGTCTCCGCCTTGAAACCACCAGCCGCACCGACAGGGCACACGCCCGGTGGACGGCTGGAACACCTGTTAATCGTTCGCCAAGCACAACCCAGCGCGGCCGTGACCTCAATGCGCTGCCGACCATTTCCGCCCGTCACCGCAAACCATTTCGCGTTCCTTCTCAGCCAGGAACTTGGCCCACGCGGCCTTGTTGCCGGCTGGGTCGGTCCTCTTCCATTCGAGGTCATACTCCATGTCCTGGGTGGCCTTCTGGATGTTCCAGACCTCAGACGAGATCGTTGCCCCAGGTCTTTTCGCCAGTTGGGCTCGTGCCGTGTCCAGGAGAAACGATCCCCGCCCCTTCAGATGGGCCGCCGCGATACTGTCGGCGCCTACCGCGTCACCAACCCTGGGTGTTCCGTCTGGCAACAGGTCGGCGGATCGCGCCAGCATGGTTGCCACCTCCAAGGCCGCAGGGCCATGAATGCCCCGTCCCATCAGGGCGGCAGCGATACCGGCCGCCGCCCCGTGTCGTCGGCTCTCTTCCGCCAGCCGGTCCCGCTCCGCTCGAAGCTTGTTCAGCTCCGCTTGTAGGTCTTGACTTCGGTCTTCAGGTTCCATTGTTCAGTGACTCCATCGCGGCCATTCCTTATTCATCGCACCCGCCCGGCCGGCAGACAGGCGTTCATGTTCACACACCCGGACACACCCCGAAGGGTGGTCGGTCGTCGCCACGCCACCCAGTTTCACCGCCCCTCAGCTTCGCCGGGGCGCCCGCCGGCTGGAAGATGAAACGAACCATCGCCAGTGTGGCCGTACCCGGTGTCACCGCTCACCGCCTTTCGGCGTGGCCTCGGATACCCTCGCCAGGATCGTCCGATGGTCGGCCGGGGGCGGCTCGGGCTCTGCGACGCTGGCGGCGGTCGTGACGCGATCAGTCCCCACCACCGGGCAGGTCTGGACGTGCTCAACCACCTTGGTCATCTGGGCCGCCTTGGGGTCGGGGTCGGCGAGCAGCGCCCGGAGGCTGGGCCGGTCTTCGGGGGACAGTTCGGCGAAGCGAGCAGCGAGGAAGGCAAGAATGGCGGCAGAGGCGTTTTCCGGGTTTTGTGCACCGGAAAATGCAGCGCGTTCGTCGACTGGTTTCTGTAAGTTATTGTCGATACAAACACTTATGGTGCGCGGTTCGAGTCCTGTAACGCCCAGTGATCTAACAAACGACGAACGCTTGACTTAGCGTACCTGCCTGCGTCGGGCAGTGCGGTTCAGAACCCCGAAGGATCTGGTAGTACTACCAAACTTGGAGGCCGCACCATGCCCCATTTCGCCGTTGCCCGGGCCTCACTGCATCCGTATGCTGCCTGGAGGGTAGTGCCTTTGCCTTTTGGCCGTGCGAGAGGAGGCCTCATGATGCAGGCGCGAATCCGAATCGGGGCATGGGCATTGGCGGCCGCATGCATTGCCGGTCTCGTCTCGCCCTTCGGGGCGGGGGGCGTGGAAACGGGTTCGGAGCGATCGCTGCTGAATGTGGTCATCATTCTGGCGGACGATCTGGGCTGGCGTGATCTGGGCTGTGGCAGCAGCAGCTTCTACGAGACGCCTGCGATCGACAGGCTCGCGTCGCAGGGCATGCGCTTTACGCAGGCCTATGCTGCTGCCAACGTGTGCTCGCCGACACGGGCGGCGTTGATGACCGGCCGTTATCCGGCGCGGCTGCACACGACCAATTTCTTCGGTGGCAACCGCCGCGGCAAACTGCTCCCGCCGGAGTACCGCCAATCCCTGCCCGCCGAGACGCTCACGATTGCGGAGGTCTTGCGTGGGCGCGGCTACCGGACGGCCATCGCCGGCAAGTGGCACCTGGGTGGCCGGGGTTCGTTGCCGCAAGACCACGGTTTTGAGGTGGTGATCGGGTCGGAGTGTGCGCCCGGTCGCGGCCCGGTGGACGACCCCCACTTTGCCACGATGCTGTCGACGAAGGCGTCGGAGTTCATTGAGCGGTCCAAGGACCGCCCGTTCTTCCTGTACCTGCCGCTGCACTCCGTACACGTGCAGCTCAAGACCCGTCCCGAACTCAAGCAGAAGTACGAGGCCAAGGCTGCGGCGCTGCCGCCGTCGTCGGGTCCGCGCGAGGTGTCAGTCGGCGATCACCGGGCCCGCGCCGTGCAGGACCACGCGGTGTACGCCGGCATGATCCAGGAGATGGACGAGGCGGTGGAGCGGGTGCTTCGCAAGATTGACGAGCTGAAGCTGGCCGACGGGACGGTCGTGGTGTTCACTTCAGACAATGGCGGATT
This genomic window contains:
- a CDS encoding ERCC4 domain-containing protein codes for the protein MLLRSWRTLQASYSGGLSLPGRGGAMTTKPPIAPMTIIVDTREQLGFDFAGLANDVELTVIRARLNEGDYALCVPDITPFDQRIVIERKSIGDLFSSLTHGRGRFEMEAARLSGYGYAGLVVESDLAAIQTPDLEYPTMTNPRSILASLSAWSLRFGLHIWPCPTRSFAEYQTFDLLWRWHIRHQPAPKVRRRPKAGSWGRS
- a CDS encoding sulfatase encodes the protein MQARIRIGAWALAAACIAGLVSPFGAGGVETGSERSLLNVVIILADDLGWRDLGCGSSSFYETPAIDRLASQGMRFTQAYAAANVCSPTRAALMTGRYPARLHTTNFFGGNRRGKLLPPEYRQSLPAETLTIAEVLRGRGYRTAIAGKWHLGGRGSLPQDHGFEVVIGSECAPGRGPVDDPHFATMLSTKASEFIERSKDRPFFLYLPLHSVHVQLKTRPELKQKYEAKAAALPPSSGPREVSVGDHRARAVQDHAVYAGMIQEMDEAVERVLRKIDELKLADGTVVVFTSDNGGLSTAEGSPTSNLPLRGGKGWNWEGGIRVPLIVRVPGRVAAGSSCDVPAITNDLYPTLLALVNLPMPSGYQVDGVNLAPLLERRGSLAERPLFWHYPHYSNQGGRPGGAVRVGDYKLLESFEDGRVGLYDLSKDAGEEHDLAATQPERANEMKKLLAEWRKSVGAQMPTLNPEPVEPFGPRGSPRASGSGASG
- a CDS encoding helix-turn-helix domain-containing protein, which produces MFLGGISVSLLDQLVRRGDIPAVRIGARVAFDPRDLLTWADTRKARAPAKMEVANEK
- a CDS encoding DUF3987 domain-containing protein, producing the protein MNTMSAPPNEPLTAAMGYAAHGWPVIPLHTAHAGKCSCGKPDCSSPGKHPRTPNGLKDASTDPETLASWWQCWPDANVAVLTGNPAGIVAIDIDPRHGGDKSLAELIRQHGKLPQTVEALTGGGGRHLIFARPGDKLGNRANIRPGIDVRGDGGYIVAAPSGHVSGGAYSWRPGHAPDELQFAPMPNWLLELATKRRNGGQQQPTTERPVSHNGDELARLMDDSGRYVAQAEGAAEGRRNDAAFNLAGHLAAFETDGGLRLTEQQIVDLLRPWNHRNAPPLAERELRAAVHSAMTNGTPRAAHVVHIPIPTAMRPPQQEGIRPDMPKPKAPAEPFRRFPVDVLPEPVRSFVRKAADTIGCDPSFVALPLLSALASAIGNTHRIQLKRGWTEPCILWTVIVGESGALKSPAIERALRPIRKRQARAMRRNAAAMEEYAVELARYERAVAEWKRNKSNTDPPAKPMEPVPDRCYCDDVTIEAMSALLVNQPRGLLLACDELAGWLGGFDRYVQGKGGDVAKWLEMFGGRPVVVDRKSGNPRTIYIPQAAVSIAGGIQPKTLRRALGVEHRENGLLARLLLAMPPARQKRWTEAEIDEATEALIEQVFDWLYELQPDTDDEGKPRPRLVQMTPKGRKAWIAFYDAHAAELAALSGDLSAAWSKLEGYTARLALVVHCVRWVAGDTTLQSPDAVDEVSIAAGVELSRWFGHEARRVYATLGESDEGRDRRHLVEWIERRGGRVSVRELTHGLRPYRGQS